One Pyrococcus furiosus DSM 3638 genomic window, CATACCTAATGCCAAAAAAAGTTACTTCTGAGACCTTGATTGTTGGAACGTATGATTTTATTTCGGCAATTGGAATGTTGATAAAGCTACCGAAAAGGGAGGAGATGAATAAAAGGTAGGCAACTGAGGCTGGAATTCCAAGCTTAAGAAATGCAATCCTCACACTTTCTGCAAACATTAAAAATATTATAGGCATTAAGAGGGCAAGAACAAGAAGAATGATTGGGGAGATTGGAGGGATAAGAAATTTTTTCAAAGTGTGAACCCCCTCAGATTTACCCAGATTTGCGCTCCATTTGGTATCTCAACGTCTATTGGATTTTCAAACTTCTGAGGATTTGCCAGTACCCAAGCGTAAAGTTTTTTTCCGTTTGAGTATCTCTTTAAAAACTCATAACTTGCAAGATGCTTATTTTCGTGTTTGCTGAGCTCTTCTGGAGTAAAAGGGCCTAGGACATCAACAATCTCTACAGTGCCAAGAGCTTT contains:
- a CDS encoding ASCH domain-containing protein, whose protein sequence is MKGLIVRQPYAKWIVEGKKSWEIRKMPTKIRGKIVIISEKKALGTVEIVDVLGPFTPEELSKHENKHLASYEFLKRYSNGKKLYAWVLANPQKFENPIDVEIPNGAQIWVNLRGFTL